From Kryptolebias marmoratus isolate JLee-2015 linkage group LG15, ASM164957v2, whole genome shotgun sequence, a single genomic window includes:
- the tradd gene encoding tumor necrosis factor receptor type 1-associated DEATH domain protein has protein sequence MADKTVDGEPWTGCAVMFLRSLFPGVDMLSLYKDQQRKFNIFKVIKLTLIDSAGGLGGCEILKVHDAEPFLGVEVKFVDVAACQHFLESYSSGAVRQSLCQHACRLFALPQEFAVETQLKASTQILDLCLDDLEDCLQHIHLSQPERLRDEEIEHLEQQLQSQALGPTPQPISTPQEESALPSNCFKFQNRVFEDRMLTQADVQSFSNGVGRQWKHVGRALGKSCRALKGSAIDNLAYEYEREGLYEQAYQLLSRFIQAEGRAAKLSRLVRALEDCKLTSLAENILDVQP, from the exons ATGGCGGACAAGACTGTGGACGGGGAGCCATGGACGGGATGCGCCGTCATGTTTCTGAGGTCGCTCTTTCCTGGCGTGGACATGCTCTCGCTCTACAAAGACCAGCAGCGAAAGTTCAACATTTTCAAAGTCATCAAGCTGACTCTTATAG ATTCTGCAGGAGGTCTGGGTGGCTGCGAGATCCTAAAGGTCCACGACGCTGAGCCCTTCCTGGGGGTGGAGGTAAAATTTGTGGATGTGGCAGCGTGTCAGCACTTCCTGGAGAGCTACAGCTCCGGAGCAGTGCGGCAGTCCCTCTGCCAGCACGCCTGCCGCCTTTTTGCTCTGCCTCAGGAGTTCGCTGTTGAAACCCAGCTCAAAGCCAGCACTCAAATCCTGGATCTGTGTCTGGACGACCTGGAAGACTGCCTACAGCACATCCACCTCTCACAG CCGGAGCGCCTGCGCGACGAGGAGATCGAACatctggagcagcagctgcagagtcagGCCTTGGGTCCGACCCCTCAGCCCATCTCCACCCCGCAGGAAGAGTCCGCCCTCCCCAGCAACTGCTTCAAGTTTCAGAACCGAGTGTTTG AGGACCGGATGCTGACACAGGCCGATGTTCAGAGCTTCTCTAACGGAGTGGGCCGTCAGTGGAAGCACGTAGGGAGGGCCCTGGGAAAGAGCTGCCGCGCTCTGAAGGGCTCGGCTATAGACAACCTGGCCTACGAGTACGAGAGAGAAGGGCTGTATGAGCAAGCCTATCAGCTGCTCAGCCGCTTCATCCAGGCGGAGGGGAGGGCGGCCAAGCTGAGCCGACTGGTCAGAGCTCTGGAGGACTGCAAACTCACCAGCCTGGCTGAAAACATTCTGGACGTGCAGCCGTGA